Part of the Desulfomonilaceae bacterium genome, GCGATTCAGTATAGGGCCCTCCAATACGCATGAGGACATCGACGCCGTCCTGGATGCCTTTGGAGCAATTCTGGAATCCAGCGTAACATCCTCCTAACGTTATCGAACCATCGAGGCAAGAATATTTACAACGGCCTCAGCAAAATCAGTGTCGTTAATATGCGCATTAACTTCTGTCACTTCCACTTTGGAAGCAAGTCTGATTTTGAGTTCAGAAATAAACGCCTGATTGGCTTTGGGGTCCCACAAGGGACCGCCAACTGCGTCCGCCTCTGAAAAACCGCCCATTGGTATTACTACATTCGTAGGACCTTGGGACCGATTTAATTTGTCGGATATTATTCCGGCAAGCTGAATCATGTCCTCAATTGATGTTCTTACTCCGGATCTAAAATCGTACCAGAAGACGGCACGGTCGCGAAGATTGGTGGGCATGGTCTCTCTTGAGTCAAATTCCAACACTATACAATCAAGACCCCCTGGGACCACTACTTGTGGTAAGCCGAGCCGGCCTGCGGTCTCCAATCGACTTGTCCCTATGTCTCCGCAATACCCGCCATACAAGGAATCAGGGAACTCATGAAGGGCCAAATCCACCACAGCGTTTATTATACCCTGCTCTATCAGATCTTCCATGGCCATGCCGCCAGTTCCATTTGCGTGAAAAGGGGCTACCTCATAACCTTTAAGCTCCAGCTTTGATTTAACCTTCATGGCTCCTTCCGTAATGAAGCCAAAAGATGTCAGTCCCACAATAGGTTTTTCCGAGCTGATCTTTCTGGAATCGAAAGCCATACCCGCTATAGCCGCCGCGGCATTAGACAGTATCTTTCTGCTGATAGGGTTAAGGCCGAGTATGTCCACAACTGAATGCATTACCGTGATATCTTTGGTTCCAATTAGTCGGCTCATGTCTCGTGACGCTACGGTAGAAACCATGAGTTTGGGGACACCGAGTGGCAGGCTCCTCATAACTCCCATCCCGATGTGAGTACCGGTTCCACCTCCCACTGACACTATTCCAGACAGACGCTTACCTTCGTGGAGTTTCCTTGCAATTGACGAAGCCCCAAGAATCATGCTTTCTACAGCGGTTCTTCTGTCCCCCCGTTTATGAATGTCCTCTATGCTGGTTCCGGCTGCTAAAGCCACATCTATTCGAGAAATATCCGCTTGGCAGGTTGGTGGATTAAGCGTTCCAACATCAACCACGATCGTTGAACATTCGTGCCGGGATATTTCACTTTTAAGGAAATCGACCTCGGCGCCTTTTGTGTCCAAGGTTCCGAGAATTACTACAATGGGCTTCATTGGGACCTCGCGGGAATAGATTGTGACTCGGCAGGTTTGCTTGGGTCTTAATTCTAACTCTCACTATTCGGGGTGTTCGTCCAGAAAATTCTCATTGCGTTTCTTAATAGCTATTTTTAGGAATTGTCGGACATGAGACATCATTGGTTTTTCTCGAAGCACTACTATGTCGGCCGGAAACCGGATGTCGCCTTCGACAAGGTCAATCTTCTTCAAAATCCCTTTCGAAAGCTCATTTGGAACCTCGTTAGCCATTACAAACGAAACTCCCATTCGGCGCTCAACATAGGCCAGAATGAAACTCAGACTTCCCGACTCTATGATTGCGGAGGGCTTTACACTATGCTCTCCGAGTTTTTTTAGGATAGCGTCTCGCGATCCTGATCCCTGTTCCCGTATTATTAGCAATTCTCCGGACAGGTCCTTGATGGAGACATTCGCGCGTTGGCAGAGCGGGTGATCAGGCCTGGCTACTAATACCAATTCTACTATTGCAAAAGGGAATGCCTTGAAGCAAGCGTCGTAGTTGGTCCT contains:
- a CDS encoding LysR family transcriptional regulator: MPINLKHLETFYHFCRFHSMTRAAEYSNVSQPAISQQINLFQEECGVKLVYREGSQYKLTDAGESVFLLSKVIFARLDQIESVLDEARKPKSGVLRIGTTKDYAVTLMPELVAKFQDQFPQIQVKLNEGNSLDLMARLRSRKKDLVVVARTNYDACFKAFPFAIVELVLVARPDHPLCQRANVSIKDLSGELLIIREQGSGSRDAILKKLGEHSVKPSAIIESGSLSFILAYVERRMGVSFVMANEVPNELSKGILKKIDLVEGDIRFPADIVVLREKPMMSHVRQFLKIAIKKRNENFLDEHPE
- a CDS encoding Tm-1-like ATP-binding domain-containing protein; this translates as MKPIVVILGTLDTKGAEVDFLKSEISRHECSTIVVDVGTLNPPTCQADISRIDVALAAGTSIEDIHKRGDRRTAVESMILGASSIARKLHEGKRLSGIVSVGGGTGTHIGMGVMRSLPLGVPKLMVSTVASRDMSRLIGTKDITVMHSVVDILGLNPISRKILSNAAAAIAGMAFDSRKISSEKPIVGLTSFGFITEGAMKVKSKLELKGYEVAPFHANGTGGMAMEDLIEQGIINAVVDLALHEFPDSLYGGYCGDIGTSRLETAGRLGLPQVVVPGGLDCIVLEFDSRETMPTNLRDRAVFWYDFRSGVRTSIEDMIQLAGIISDKLNRSQGPTNVVIPMGGFSEADAVGGPLWDPKANQAFISELKIRLASKVEVTEVNAHINDTDFAEAVVNILASMVR